One Streptomyces mobaraensis NBRC 13819 = DSM 40847 DNA segment encodes these proteins:
- a CDS encoding SpoIIE family protein phosphatase: protein MARIRGRSWRPSGRRPAGSHVGERPERRWWRRRPRGASAGRWRVATTRSVAGQMFVLQVLIVLLLVVAAVGTLLFQARTDRFQAARDRSLAAAEAFAHAPGLPAVMAGPDPTSVLQPLTEDARHRGGVDFIVVTDRNGIRYTHPDPSRIGKHFVGTVEPSLKDGKVTIESVHGPLGEEVQAVVPVRDDRDRIVGAVSSGIKVAAVSSAFDRQLPWVLGAGAVALALATAGTALVSRRLRRQTHGLGPAEMARMYEHHDAVLHAVREGVVIVGGDGRLLLVNDEARRLLGLPPDVEGRHVRDLGLDPRTAELLASRKVVSDEVLPVGDRLLAVNNRPTDRGGGPPGSVATLRDSTELRALAGRAETARGRLRLLYDASVAIGTTLDVRRTAEELTRVASPRFSDYATVDLAEAVLHGDEPRMAMGGDAAELRRVALTGPRDDHPLYPAGDLVTFAGPTPQATGFVSGRPVLVPDLAASDGWRTQDYERTQAVLEYGFRSLITVPLKARGVLLGIANFWRTSDSEPFEDEDLSLAEELAARAAVCVDNARRYTREHDMAVALQHSLLPRGLPEQTALDVSFRYLPAQAGVGGDWFDVIPLPGARVALVVGDVVGHGLHAAATMGRLRTAVLNFSALDPPPDELLGHLDELVARIDQEAAGDADEPAIAGATCLYAVYDPVTGVCSLARAGHPLPALVAPDGTVEFPELPAGPPLGLGGLPFEAVELRLTEGSSLVLYTDGLVEDRKRDIDAGLAVLRDTLAEQPGRTPQETCEALLEALLPARQSDDIALLVARTRILERERIAEWELPSDPAVVGRARADVTRQLALWGLEEAVFTTELILSELITNAIRHASGPIRVRLLRDRTLICEVSDTSSTSPHLRYAAAEDEGGRGLFLVAQLADRWGTRYTPDGKVIWAEQPLG, encoded by the coding sequence ATGGCCCGAATCCGGGGCCGCTCCTGGAGGCCGTCGGGCCGCCGGCCCGCCGGCTCGCACGTGGGTGAACGCCCTGAGCGGCGGTGGTGGCGCCGACGGCCGCGCGGGGCGTCGGCGGGGCGCTGGCGGGTGGCGACCACCCGTAGCGTCGCCGGCCAGATGTTCGTGCTGCAGGTGCTCATCGTGCTGCTGCTCGTCGTGGCCGCGGTCGGCACCCTGCTCTTCCAGGCGCGGACCGACAGGTTCCAGGCGGCCCGCGACCGATCGCTGGCCGCCGCCGAGGCGTTCGCGCACGCCCCCGGGCTGCCGGCCGTCATGGCGGGCCCCGACCCGACGTCCGTCCTCCAGCCGCTGACCGAGGACGCCCGGCACCGCGGCGGCGTCGACTTCATCGTCGTCACCGACCGCAACGGCATCCGCTACACCCACCCGGACCCCTCCCGCATCGGCAAGCACTTCGTCGGCACCGTCGAGCCGTCGCTGAAGGACGGCAAGGTCACCATCGAAAGCGTGCACGGCCCGCTCGGCGAGGAGGTGCAGGCCGTGGTGCCGGTCCGCGACGACCGGGACCGGATCGTCGGGGCGGTGTCCTCGGGCATCAAGGTCGCCGCCGTGAGCAGCGCCTTCGACCGGCAGCTGCCGTGGGTGCTGGGCGCGGGCGCGGTGGCGCTGGCCCTGGCGACCGCCGGGACGGCCCTGGTGAGCCGCCGGCTGCGGCGGCAGACGCACGGCCTGGGCCCGGCCGAGATGGCCCGGATGTACGAGCACCACGACGCGGTGCTGCACGCGGTCCGCGAGGGCGTGGTCATCGTCGGCGGGGACGGCCGGCTGCTGCTGGTCAACGACGAGGCGCGGCGGCTGCTCGGGCTGCCCCCGGACGTCGAGGGGCGGCACGTCCGCGACCTGGGCCTGGACCCGCGGACGGCCGAGCTGCTGGCCTCGCGCAAGGTCGTCTCGGACGAGGTGCTGCCCGTCGGCGACCGGCTGCTGGCGGTCAACAACCGGCCGACCGACCGCGGCGGCGGCCCGCCCGGCAGCGTCGCCACCCTCCGGGACTCCACCGAGCTGCGGGCCCTGGCCGGCCGCGCCGAGACGGCGCGCGGCCGGCTGCGGCTGCTGTACGACGCGAGCGTCGCCATCGGCACCACGCTGGACGTCCGGCGGACGGCCGAGGAGCTGACCCGGGTGGCGTCGCCCCGGTTCAGCGACTACGCGACCGTCGACCTGGCCGAGGCCGTCCTGCACGGCGACGAGCCCCGGATGGCGATGGGCGGCGACGCCGCCGAGCTGCGCCGGGTGGCGCTCACCGGACCGCGGGACGACCATCCGCTGTACCCGGCGGGCGACCTGGTCACCTTCGCCGGGCCCACTCCGCAGGCCACCGGCTTCGTCAGCGGGCGCCCGGTGCTCGTCCCCGACCTGGCGGCCTCGGACGGCTGGCGGACGCAGGACTACGAGCGCACCCAGGCCGTCCTGGAGTACGGCTTCCGGTCGCTGATCACCGTGCCGCTGAAGGCGCGCGGCGTACTGCTGGGCATCGCCAACTTCTGGCGCACCAGCGACAGCGAGCCCTTCGAGGACGAGGACCTGTCGCTGGCCGAGGAGCTGGCGGCGCGCGCGGCCGTGTGCGTCGACAACGCCCGCCGCTACACGCGCGAGCACGACATGGCCGTCGCCCTCCAGCACAGCCTGCTGCCGCGCGGACTGCCCGAGCAGACGGCACTGGACGTCTCCTTCCGCTATCTGCCGGCGCAGGCGGGGGTGGGCGGCGACTGGTTCGACGTCATCCCGCTGCCCGGCGCCCGGGTGGCGCTGGTCGTCGGCGACGTGGTCGGGCACGGCCTGCACGCGGCCGCCACCATGGGCCGGCTGCGCACGGCCGTCCTCAACTTCTCCGCCCTCGACCCGCCCCCGGACGAACTGCTGGGCCACCTCGACGAACTCGTCGCCCGGATCGACCAGGAGGCGGCCGGCGACGCCGACGAACCGGCCATCGCGGGCGCCACCTGCCTGTACGCGGTCTACGACCCGGTGACGGGCGTCTGCTCGCTGGCCCGTGCCGGGCATCCGCTGCCCGCCCTGGTCGCCCCGGACGGCACCGTGGAGTTCCCGGAGCTGCCGGCCGGCCCGCCGCTGGGGCTGGGCGGGCTGCCGTTCGAGGCGGTGGAACTGCGGCTGACGGAGGGCAGCAGCCTGGTGCTGTACACGGACGGGCTGGTCGAGGACCGCAAGCGGGACATCGACGCCGGCCTCGCCGTCCTCCGCGACACCCTGGCGGAGCAGCCCGGCAGGACCCCGCAGGAGACCTGCGAGGCGCTGCTGGAGGCGCTGCTGCCGGCCCGGCAGAGCGACGACATCGCCCTGCTCGTGGCCCGCACCCGGATCCTGGAACGGGAGCGGATCGCCGAGTGGGAGCTGCCGTCCGACCCGGCGGTGGTGGGCCGCGCCCGTGCCGACGTGACCCGGCAGCTGGCGCTGTGGGGCCTGGAGGAGGCGGTCTTCACCACCGAGCTGATCCTCAGCGAGCTGATCACCAACGCGATCCGGCACGCCTCCGGGCCGATCCGGGTGCGGCTGCTCCGTGACCGCACGCTGATCTGCGAGGTCTCCGACACCAGCAGCACCTCGCCGCACCTGCGGTACGCGGCGGCCGAGGACGAGGGCGGCCGGGGCCTGTTCCTGGTGGCCCAGCTCGCCGACCGCTGGGGCACCCGGTACACGCCGGACGGCAAGGTCATCTGGGCGGAGCAGCCGCTGGGGTGA